acgtcttaaagagagcgtatcgaACCGCGACTCGGCCGATAAATTCACAGttgctattattttcaaaaacgattttcaaaaccgaaaaataacaataacttTTATATCACGATCAATTAAATAGAATTACGAACATTGGTTCGGTTTTATAATCTTCCTTTCTATAGTGATTATTCAACCAATATAATTGGAACCGATAAATTTCCTGTATGAATGGATATCGAAAGGATGATTACTTTTGTTTGGATGCCCATGGAAGGAAGTCTTATCTGTAACAATGTAATTTGTGGTTACTATATTATACACGACAGTGTTCCTGTCAAAAGGAAAAGCCGTCAAGTTTTTGAACAGTCGTATTACACTGGAAATTTGGAATACTATTTTGTTCAAGGTTTACAAGTTTGAAATAGAAAGTTTACGGCGCTGATCAATAATTATAACTCTGGTCCATCTTGTTTTTACCAAAGTTCTGCAGTACCACATTTGCCAAATCAGAGCCTTTCATCAGATATGGAATGAACGTATTCAATGGGGATTTAATCAGTTGCTGAAGATGAAGACGGTTGGCGGCAATAATTTGAATCTTATTGGGCATAGTAGGTCAGTAGCAGAACTATTTTCCCGAATCAACATAAAAAACAGTATGTTCTTTCTCCAGTTTATTGTCCTTTtcatttatttactattttgttCATTCTCTTCCTATAGTGTTTTGGTTTCTGTATTAGTTTTCTTCCATGATTATCTTTGTATTCtactgtttgtgttaatatttctttttgtaAAACGGTTTCAATAGATGCATACTCCAATTTGTTCCTATCTGCCTTAGCCCAACTATTGGGCAGAGTAGAAAAATAATTGCAATTGCTGCCATGGCTAATTAGTTAGGGAAGGTGACAAAGATATAGGGAGAGGCATACTAGGGTGAAAGCATTATGGATCATTTTCAATTACAATCTTCGATGTTGGGTAGGGAGAGAATAGTCTCTTTTAGGTTATAGCAGTCCTTTCTTCTggaatacatcaactttctcaATAATAATGGTTAGTTTCAACAAGGACGGAGATAGTGTATATTGGGTTTGAATAATGGTTTAGTTTCAACAAGGACGGAGATAGTGTATTGGACTATATGTGATTTTGACTATCAAGTTATTGTATATGCTGGAAATTGATTTGTTGTATTATCTGGTCTACACACTGTATGGCTGAAAAAGTGTATTATTTTCTGAACTTATTTTCAGCTTCTATTGGTTAAgaaaattacataattcaaGTATAGCTAAAGTTTGGAATATTGACCTGTTTATAAGATCTAAAGGGAAGGTTTTGGCAAGCTTAGTTAATGAGGATTTTACAATGCATGTGATGACTATTTACACTAGAAAGATAATGTAGAAAGTAATGCAATATTTGCCTGTGTAAGTTTGTATTGTTATACACTAGAAAGATAATGTAGGAAATAATACATGTTACATTTGGTTAGATTGGTAATTCATAATATGGGATGAAAATGCATTAAGAGAATTCCCTGTTTCAAGTTTGAATGCAAGCTGTTTTTATTTTGAACACACATCATACACTCTTTTTACAGTTACTAACTGATGACTTTGCATTTCTATTGCTAACAGATAATGTCCTATAGAGTTGTTCCATCAAAGGTTATGGTTGATATTGCATGGTGTGCGACGTGAGTTAGTTGCACACCCGAGCCAAGGCtcaaaagaaggaaaataaattACTAAATGAAAACAAGGTAAATCAGGAGGTTTATGGTGCGATGGTGCAAAAATATAAAAGGTCTATTGTAAAagaatttatataataaaaattactgtgatattcaataaaaaaaattatgtgataATCAAAAAAAGTCTTATGGTATTTAATTATGTTAATAGAGATTTTTTAAACCAGTCGAAcaaatagtattttttaaaaatatatataataatttaaatggATTGTTTtctaaaatcaattctgttgGACCTTTTGGTGgctttttattaataaaaagtttCATGACATTACATGAGATGGGACACACATAAAATACTTTCTTTAGTATTTAGTGATGCagcaaataatatatttttgatacCAGTCTTCCAATCAGTCACGGATGATAAATTGACATGGGATGGGAATCAAGATGGTAGGTACTCGGTTAGGGAGGGGTACCGTATGCTCATGAACTTTTATGGAAGTAGGAGGAAGGGACGGCACAAGAATTGGCGTCAACCGTGGACCGTGAAGGCTCCTCCAAAGGCACGCCATGTGCTGTGGAGGGTGTGCCGTGATTGTATTCCTACACTTGTTAGATTGTTACAATGCCATGTTGATTGTACACCATATTGTCTGTTAAGCAATGAGCATATGGAAGATGATTTACCATGCCTTTTTTACATGTTCACATGTTTTTCTTAGTTGGGCAGCAGCTGGTCTTGCTCATATAATTACCAACAGACTATTAAATTACCATAATGCAGCAGACTATTATCTAATATATGCAGCCTTGAAGATTCAAACACAGCTGGCCGAGTTGCAGCTCTCATATGGAGCATTTGGCAGAACAGAAATGACGCGGTTTGGAATAATTTGAAGTTGATGGAATAATGTGAAGTTGATGCGGGAGCAAGTTAGCTTCAATGCGTTTCAGACGTGGCAAACATGGTTTGATGCTAATAGACTGCAATTCCACAACCAGCAGAACACGCAACAAACTATTGATGCAAACATGGGTGAAACCTCAAGACGGATGGATCAAATGTAAGTTGATGCGGGATATTTTGAAAGCCGAGGAATTACTACAGTCATTTGCTGCATTTGGAACAGCAACGAAGAATTTCAACGTGCACAGACCAGCCAATTTAACTCACGGTTTTCGACAGTGAAAGGAGAAGGTATGGCAATGCTGGAGGCgatacatattcatcatgggTGGAACTTTGTTATCTTTGAAGGTGATTGTCAAGTTTTATTTAATGCCATTGCTTTTAATTACACGGAAGAAACAGAGTTTGGTTCTCTTATTACTAGTATTAAGAATAATTTACTCTTATTGTCCAACTTTGAGGTAAAGTTTGTACGAGACAAGCGAATATGATTGCCCACTCTCTTGTGAGGGTGCTGTTTCATATACTACTCACCATTATTTCCATGTAATTCCTCCTTGTATAGCCTTGTATAGGCATTAAGcttgtttgtttaaaaaaaaaaaaaaaaagaattttcaatgttttttaaATGCTGAGGCTTAAATAACACTCTCCTTTCTCTCCTCTCATTCTTCAGCTCCCTCATTTCTACTCATTTTATATCTactctcatttttattttattttttataatttaccTCTCTTGTCTGTCCAGCTCTCTCATTTAACCCACTCTCTCCTCCCTTAAATAAAAGGAGAATTTCTCTTGGCCCCCGAGTTTTCTTGTGCAATCTTGAAAAACGTCCCTTCTGATATTTAAGTAGCAAACatgtataatttttaaaatttcatgttagagatttttttttcttttcaaatttctcatttttacaatgtctgctacttaagtggCGGACatgtaaaatcttgaaaatttcatgCTAGAGgtgttttttttctcaaatttctcatttttgtaACGTACGTTATTTAAGTAGCGTAAGGATAAAATAAGAAACTAAAAAGACGTGCGAGAAGTACATCGGACGTCAAAAAAAGCTCCAAATAAAAGTGAGTGCATTTCTCTGTAAGAATATCTAGCCATATTTTGCCTCTAACGACCGCCAAATAGAGTCTTTCTTTGTCACTAGGAAGACatctaaaaaccaaaataatcTATTTGTTCACTTTTTAAAAATGAGTAGGCGTTCCTATTATCATGACTCAATTTGTACGGATATTGTTTGTAATATGCAAGGACTGAAGTTCGAATTCTAGTAcacccacttattcaccttaaaaaatgAGACTCTGTCActgttacttgacaaaaaaaaaagtaagaatgATTTATAAAACTCAATATTCATCTTAtctatttaaatataaaataacatttatttttttgttatgatataattactttttagcactctatattattttattcattttgtaaggattgtatataatatatagttaggtcaatattttttaatagcttgtgattttaaataagtttaatttttaaactCTATTTCATAATTTGTTCTATAATCTATGTTAAAAATGTGTTATAAACTTATAACAAGACGGTGCGTATCATAGTCAtgatactcaaattaaaaataagttattagtTGTTGTCATgcattttttagaaaaattatcAAGGATTGCCATATAGTTTTAACTTTTCAATGTTGGatacaaatatattaaattttgttatcCAAATCATATTGTTTTTCGTTATTATTTGTTCATCAACTCTTGTAATTATGAATATTTGTTAAAACcatacatataaaattattgGAACTCATAAatctattaatttaaaattatgatgTAATTTATAAAGCTATTAAAATCGAAAAgatatttttatacaaaaagtagtcttttttaaaaattcaattcaatatacCCTTTAATTTCAATTGTTACTTTGGTTGTTTGAGTGAATGTCAATTGTTACTACTTGAACTCAATAAAACAACGAATAATCATTATACATCCTTTTAGGTTGCCAATCATATTCATACCTTTTATTGGTGCTGGATAGTGAGTATTTTGTTTACAAGTGAATCTATCAAAACTATGACTGATAGTCTGATACTGGTGCTGGATGATGAGTATTTGTTTAAGCacaaaaattattctttttattcaccaaaaaaaataatattctttttaattcAATCGCCTATATGTTGAACAAAAACTTCACATCACATTCAAGGTCGAATATTGGTCATACCCATATGATGGTCAACTTTGGGAAAGATTTCACCTgctattactttttttttttttgacacacctGCTATTACTTGATTATATTAAACCAGGTTTTGCACGTTTGGTTATGGTGTTGCTTATTTTTCTATCGTGTAGCAACTAGAAGTAATTAGTTCATTTGTTGATtgctagaagaaaaaaatagccTATTCGCAATTAACGACGGACCATGCTAGATAGATAATAAGTAACATTTCTTCAGGcagttgaaatttttttttttttttacaggaaaAAACATTTGCATtagataatataaataaaatacaaacaaaGAGAGACACATTGTGTTAGGACATTCCCCAACCACAATtgaaaaacaacacaaacaattaAGCCAACCAAGACTTGAGCATCAAAAAGCTTTGAGAAAATAGAAACCAACAATGCATGACCAAACAAATAACTTAATCCAATCACCCAAGCAAATTTCTTCCACAAGTGATAAGTGGGTTGAGGAACCACAGTCTTTAAATCTATCCAATTACGGATCATTTCTTTGGCTTGTGGACGCGCAGATCGACGATACGGGTTCTCGAAATCGGGTAAACTCACCACACGTGAATGATCCATCTGTTGAGTGAAGAGGAAGAGAGACTTGTTTGCAACAACCACTATTAGATCCATACTCAAAACAATTGTCTTAACATCCACACATCTTTGGGGCCTTACCTCAAACACCTTGAGAGCATACTTAAAATAAACTAAACTTAAACACACAATACAAAACACATAAAAACAGTAcaacacaacaaaaataaatgaccCACAAACCCATAATCTCAGACCTTCTGCATCTTCTGGTGGTGGTGGCTCCGGTGGGGGTCTTCTTCCATGGCCATAGAGCTCAAAATGGTTGGTTAGGAAAGTTAGATTCAGATTTGAGAGCACAACAGCGTGCTCGTTGACAGAGAGAAGAGAAACCACGATGGAAATTGGTGGTGGAACATGAAAAAGAAACGATGGAGATGTAGAGTTAACAGGgataaagaagaaagaagaaaaacccACATTCATGGGAGAAGAACCTCCACAGGGGAGGGGACAAACTCCATTTCGGAGAGGAGGAGCTCTGATGGCAAAGGAGAGATCCCTACAAGAGTGGAAGTGGCGGCTCACAACCATTGAGGAAGTGAGAACCaagaaaccctaatttctaGAGAGAGGGAAGAGCTTCTCTCTCATCAGTTGGCTTTCAGGCAGTTGAAATTAAACATAGGAAGAAATGAGTAattcttgtaaccaaaaaaaaaagaaatgagtAATTCATGAGATCATGATCAAAATTTCATTACCCACCAATTATACCTTAAAAAAATTGTCCACATTTCTTTTGTTCGAAATAAATGTCATGCCATGCTCggtcataataataataataatgtaaacagataattgtttattaattttattttgcttcttaGATAGCTAGTGCCTAGTATCAAAGGGAGTGGGAGATAGAGAGAGAACAAAAACTCCCATGTTATATATGGATTGATGATGCTCAGGAAAAACCACCTCTCTTTTTAGGGGTAGACCGGGATGGTGCGGCCATATATTTACATTCTGCAAATATGGAAACAAAGGCCAATAACAAAATTGGTACCAATCTCCAATCCTCAATAGCGTTGGTGAAGGGCAAAACAAAAGCTGAAAAATCCAGAGTCCACAGTTGACATCGATCCTGGCGAATGGTATATCCTTCTTCACCCTACTGCTCCCCTGGTGGATAAATTTAAAACACAAATAACAACTATTAGGAAACGCAAGAGTTGAACAAAGCTAATGAAATGGCTATTTACAAACATTGAATCAGAAAGGAAACGAGCTTCAGGACCTAACtttatcaaaatatcaaattaagtCATTCCTATCTCTAATTTCAAACAGATTTACTATATGCCCACACTTATCACATGTCAGCCACGGCATTCACCAAAAGGTCAAAACGCCATATATCTATTCCCTCACAATCTTCTATAAAAGTTTGCAACCTAGGCCAACCCAAAGGCACCATATATCTAATTTTTCTAAATGCTTTAACAAATATAAACcaaatttatcattttccaCAAAAAGCATATGTAAATAGAAAAAGAGTGGGTACCAACTTCACTAGATTGTTGTCCTTTTCCATTAATGCCATAAATTGAGGATTGGTTACAGGTTCATATTGTTGTCCTCATCTGAACTTTCCCCATAAATCACCGCATCTTGTCCTTCCTCATTGCCACTACCATGGTCACTGTTGTAGCTGCTTTCAGATGTACTCATAAAAATTGATCCATCTGATGTAGGGCTGCTGAATTGCAGACTTATATCACTATTCATTTCAGCATCAAATGTCTCGGCGTAGCTGCAACACAATCCGACAACAACAAAATTAGCCACtttcaaaatgaaatttttttaaacaaaaccTTCCACCctatttgtaaaaatatctAACCTTCCTTCGGATGGATATTCAGCCACCAATCGCATATCAGGCCTTGCTTCCAAAACCTGCTTGATAGGCATATTACTGCTGCATCATATAACCCCAATTATGTAATTAGATATATAAGAAACAACTTGTCATTAGGAAAATTAAAGAATCACATCTATAAATGATAATCATTACTTAGAGCTGTAGCACCTGTGGTACCAGTCAGCCTCACATGCTAGGCCTTCCCTATTGGATATGTCCTGTTTAATGGCAAGTTTGAGAAATGAAATCAAAATTGAGAATCAAGAAGAAATTCTACTCTCATTTTTAGCAATGTAATGTAAATGTTTCAATGTACCCACAAGATGCATAAGCAATTTGAAATCTCCTGCAAGAATTGCTGTCAAAAACCTAATAACTTCCATCTGCACATGAAATCAGTAGCATTTCAGACAGATGTTtggaaataaaataaggaaacaAGAAATGTATCATAACCGACCTCTTTGAGATGCATGCAATCCCTTAGAATTAGGACCTCGAGCAAATTCCCACCATTGCAGTTTCCAAGGTTCCTGACAAATCAAGGTTTTATGTTTTTCTAAGCAACTATCACAGGTGACATAGAATTGAAAGGCTCTTGCAAAGTAGTGTAAGATCACTAACCTTAAGAAATTTCCTGTGATTGAATATGATGATGAAAAATCAACATATTTCAGTTTCCGAAATCCCTACAAATGCAATTTGAAATTAGTAAACGTGCAAATATGGGCCTTTACTTCCCtccatttcaaaataattattgtcCTAGGTTTTTTGACACATTAAAGAAATTAATGCTTtacttttacaaaattatcgTTATTAACTATTGACTATTAATCATTGTCATAATATATAATGACTTGAAAGAAGTGCAGATAATATTCGTTTAGGGGTAGAACTAGGAAAAAACTGTcacattgaaaaaacaaaacgGACACAGGTGTGTACCATTGCAAAATTACTATTCAGACAATTGAATTTGCATACTACCTAATCAAAGGTGAAACGAAATCAGTAAATTAAAACTCACAACAGAAAGTGCAAAAATGGCACAAAAGCCAATTTAAGTTCATGCATAGCTTGCTTCACTTGATTATTTACTCCATGTGCAACTCACCTCCCTTTCCCTTGCAAATGCTTCCACAAACTTAAGTAAAATGTAGACAATCAACATTTATATTGAGGGAAACATAGACTCTCTGGTTTCGAATACAAGTAACAAAAATTTATTGTTTAGCTTGTTAAGAATAGCAGGTattctcttttaattttattggtgtaatcaaataaataaatgtatactCCAATGTCCTTCATAGAGACTTCATTCATAGAAATAAAAGAGGTTATTAATAGAATACGAATTAATTGGAGggtatttttaaaatgatatcatTATGTAGAGTACAATTAGTTGAATTTTACATTTTGGACCGCCAAACTTGTGATTCCTGTTGTTTATATTTGAAACCCGAGGAAATATACTCAATAGGTAAAAACTCCCAACATTAACATTGTCCAAAAGTTTGAACCAATGGACACTAGATCTCCTTTTGCTTGTAAACATTTTAGCCCTAGTCTATTTACCCGATGTCGGACTTGTTTTTTCAACATAACAAGACACTACCATAGTTCATCAAATCCTAACAATGACAAAATGGAAAAACTGTAGGAAATGAGAACTTAAAACAAACAATGAAAACTGAAAACAAACCTTAACCAGTATACGAACTTTACAATCATGTAGCTTAAACCCTCGAAGAGATAAAGAAGTTAGATTAGGACAATTGTTTACTAGCTCAGAACAGGTTTGCGCTTTCAAGCTGTCATCTCTACCtgataattaaaaatagataaGCAACGATACTAAGTGTCCTCCAAAGAAAAGTACAGTAGAGAAAATGACATACCTGTTCTTGAAGACTCAAAAAACAAACGCTCAATCAGGTGGCAGTTTGCACTTACTGACATTAATGTTTGCCTCAGTTCAACATGgctataagttaaaaaaaattaccatcaataaatacattagaaACAACCTTCTCTTTCTAAACAAATAAACTAGCGAAAAACATGAGGATACAAGGATACAGATACACGTCAAATGCTTACAAGCGATAATAATCACATTTGCAAAttaaactaaaaactaaaaaatgcaatttaaaataaagtaaaaaatgtaTGCATATACAGCATATCCACATAAGAACTTAAAAGGAAAAGGAAACAAATATGGTAATAAAACCAACCAACCAATGGAAATTAATATAGTGCATATTCCAGATCAAGAAAGAGTTCCATTTTCTTCATGTTTAAGTTTAACAAGTTTAAAGTGACATCCTCGTATCCATAAGCCACCAGCGGTGGGTAATGCTTATAAGTagtaataagaaaaagaaaagaaagaatgagAGTTGAAGTGAACTAACTTACATTCCGACAATTTCCAGATCAAGGAGAGATGGGCACGCCGACAATGCACCACAAAGGGATGTGCTGTCCATTCTCTCAATATTGTACAGGTGTAACTTTCTCAAAAGAGCCctacaaaaatacaatttttagaGGCCATTCAAAAATAATCACGGAAAAGTACTGAACATCAAAGTCCATGAGAACCGTACCCTGGTGCACCACCATCCCCACTTAAAGGGCTTAAACAGCATCTTGTAAGAACGGATGACTCTCTCCCTTGGCGAGATCTCTTATCATTCCATGAAAAGTTAGGGGCCTCTACAATAGCCTTTCTGATGGTAGAAACCATTGGTTGACAAAATCCAGGAGAACAAGCAGTAGCAGGGACAACACCAAGTTTAAGAgaccttattaaaaaaaattaaaacatattaatGTTAGGGTAAAATAAGGCAAGAAACACACCAAAAGTTAATACAAAGTCAAATGGAAGTTAGTTTTCCCTTCCTGATAGAAAGAGTTAATTGATTTTCATATTGAAAGCATAAAAAATGTTTACACGGTAAAAGACACTAGAAACCATAGCACTAATTATACGTAAAATTCTGACAGGAACCAAAATTTAATGGAAGAAGTACGTATGTAATAAGTCATATAACATGAGTGAGTATTGAAAtgaggaaatcaaaacaaataatcaTGATACAACtaaatttccttttttcttATTCAGTTTTACAGGGAAAGGTTAAGTATGATAAGGAAATGATATGGCTGGTAGGTGATGATTCATTTTAACATTATCACCAATTAATGTCTTCAAAATCATCAGTTGTGCAATTACTTGAAGTGTCCTTGGCAACGTTAAACATAAAATTGAAGTACATGGATCAGTACAACCCAAAATTGCATACCTTAGTGCCTTTCCAGCTCGCTGAATCATAGTAGCAACTACTGCATTGTTAACCTTAGGAACAAGTGTTGTCAAATCAAGATTCTCATAACACAAAGGATCTTTAGCACATTTGCTAAAAAACGAACAAGCAGCAGATACATAGCACAGACTCTGAGTATCAAGCATCGAGAAGATCTGCACATCATAACACATAATCAGTACCCGGAGATTTCACTCTGAGTAAACTATATTCAAAACCTAAGTAATACTAATAGTTTCCCCTAGTACTAGTAAGTATTGTCAACCACAGATCGCAGAAAATTTCAGTTTGCTCAAATTCAGTTACGCTAGAGTACTGTTGCATTGTTAAAGCCACTATTCAACTACATTTTGTCCTAAACCGCGCATCCTAAAACAATAAAGATTTGTTGATTTGTTCAAAGTCCGTTACTATATATCGCCTCTATTTGACATCACTGGTACTAGTAGCATGTAACCGAAAATTTTGATTTCACTCAGCACCATCAAACAAGTACAATCATCATTCAAGTAAACTGTAAGTACGAAAACAGCATATTCCTCGATAAACTCGTTTAATTTATACCTCAGCATCTTTTTGGATCAAACACTCATAAAAACTAGTATCAGATTAtattaatcaaaatagaaaaaacaaaaccGTTGATGAACTACATGGATGATGAGAATATTAAAGAAAAAGCTTAACAGTGAAAAAGTAAATCGAAAGCATAATCATCTATGTAATTGTAAGCTTAATCATGATGATTAAATCGACGAATtagaaagttaaaaaaaaaaaaaaaacggataATGAAAAGTAAAGGTAGCGtagaattggaaaaaaaaatggagaatcGGAATAAACCTTGAAAGTGAGATCAGGAGGGAGAGGCCAAACAATTGAATTATGATTAGAAGCGCGTTTGCGTGAGGAGTGTTTGGCAGCATCAAGAAGTAGAGATCCCATTTTGAGAGCGCGATCGATGAGATCGGTATCAGGAGGCATTGATTGAAGAAGATTCTCGAAGGAGAGATCGAGAGAGAGAGAAGGACGATCGGAAAGGGAGAGGAATTGGTAGAGGAGATTTTCGAGTTCCATTCTAGGGTTTTGAGATGGACAAGGTCTTTTCGCCATTGATGATGAAGAAGTAGATGATGGAATTGGAATTGGAATCTCAACAAATTCTTCTTCAACCGTATCCATAACCAACCGCATCAATACATTATTATTAGTAGAGTAAGTAACTATGTATGAGAAGAAtataatatcatcatcatcataataataTTCATGTTACTGTCTCGTGAATTGATATGATTGATTTTACATTCCACACTCACTTACTTGACTTCAATCACACACTAATAAACTACTACTAGTAAACCATTTTTATACCGTGATACttgtgagtttaactcagtttgTAATTCGATTTTACATTTAGTTATTTGAATCGTTCTTTTTAAATTTACAATGAAGTTAAAGGTCGAACACAGAGTTAACTTAGTTCCTAACTCGGTCTCACACTCGCTTACTTGGATTGTTCTTTTTTGTTTACGATGAAATTGAAGATCAAATTTAGTGGTTTTCACTTACTTGAACTTTGAACactttacttataaaaaaataaattaaggggggtgtattcaattaggatttcaaTGGTGTATTTAATTAggatttcaatggattttaaaagactt
This genomic interval from Trifolium pratense cultivar HEN17-A07 linkage group LG6, ARS_RC_1.1, whole genome shotgun sequence contains the following:
- the LOC123888555 gene encoding F-box protein At4g02760-like isoform X3, which encodes MRLVMDTVEEEFVEIPIPIPSSTSSSSMAKRPCPSQNPRMELENLLYQFLSLSDRPSLSLDLSFENLLQSMPPDTDLIDRALKMGSLLLDAAKHSSRKRASNHNSIVWPLPPDLTFKIFSMLDTQSLCYVSAACSFFSKCAKDPLCYENLDLTTLVPKVNNAVVATMIQRAGKALRSLKLGVVPATACSPGFCQPMVSTIRKAIVEAPNFSWNDKRSRQGRESSVLTRCCLSPLSGDGGAPGALLRKLHLYNIERMDSTSLCGALSACPSLLDLEIVGIHVELRQTLMSVSANCHLIERLFFESSRTGRDDSLKAQTCSELVNNCPNLTSLSLRGFKLHDCKVRILVKGFRKLKYVDFSSSYSITGNFLRNLGNCNGGNLLEVLILRDCMHLKEMEVIRFLTAILAGDFKLLMHLDISNREGLACEADWYHSSNMPIKQVLEARPDMRLVAEYPSEGSYAETFDAEMNSDISLQFSSPTSDGSIFMSTSESSYNSDHGSGNEEGQDAVIYGESSDEDNNMNL
- the LOC123888555 gene encoding F-box protein At4g02760-like isoform X2 — encoded protein: MRLVMDTVEEEFVEIPIPIPSSTSSSSMAKRPCPSQNPRMELENLLYQFLSLSDRPSLSLDLSFENLLQSMPPDTDLIDRALKMGSLLLDAAKHSSRKRASNHNSIVWPLPPDLTFKIFSMLDTQSLCYVSAACSFFSKCAKDPLCYENLDLTTLVPKVNNAVVATMIQRAGKALRSLKLGVVPATACSPGFCQPMVSTIRKAIVEAPNFSWNDKRSRQGRESSVLTRCCLSPLSGDGGAPGALLRKLHLYNIERMDSTSLCGALSACPSLLDLEIVGIHVELRQTLMSVSANCHLIERLFFESSRTGRDDSLKAQTCSELVNNCPNLTSLSLRGFKLHDCKVRILVKGFRKLKYVDFSSSYSITGNFLRNLGNCNGGNLLEVLILRDCMHLKEMEVIRFLTAILAGDFKLLMHLDISNREGLACEADWYHRCYSSNSNMPIKQVLEARPDMRLVAEYPSEGSYAETFDAEMNSDISLQFSSPTSDGSIFMSTSESSYNSDHGSGNEEGQDAVIYGESSDEDNNMNL
- the LOC123888555 gene encoding F-box protein At4g02760-like isoform X1, encoding MRLVMDTVEEEFVEIPIPIPSSTSSSSMAKRPCPSQNPRMELENLLYQFLSLSDRPSLSLDLSFENLLQSMPPDTDLIDRALKMGSLLLDAAKHSSRKRASNHNSIVWPLPPDLTFKIFSMLDTQSLCYVSAACSFFSKCAKDPLCYENLDLTTLVPKVNNAVVATMIQRAGKALRSLKLGVVPATACSPGFCQPMVSTIRKAIVEAPNFSWNDKRSRQGRESSVLTRCCLSPLSGDGGAPGALLRKLHLYNIERMDSTSLCGALSACPSLLDLEIVGIHVELRQTLMSVSANCHLIERLFFESSRTGRDDSLKAQTCSELVNNCPNLTSLSLRGFKLHDCKVRILVKGFRKLKYVDFSSSYSITGNFLRNLGNCNGGNLLEVLILRDCMHLKEMEVIRFLTAILAGDFKLLMHLDISNREGLACEADWYHRCYSSNNMPIKQVLEARPDMRLVAEYPSEGSYAETFDAEMNSDISLQFSSPTSDGSIFMSTSESSYNSDHGSGNEEGQDAVIYGESSDEDNNMNL
- the LOC123888555 gene encoding F-box protein At4g02760-like isoform X4; translation: MRLVMDTVEEEFVEIPIPIPSSTSSSSMAKRPCPSQNPRMELENLLYQFLSLSDRPSLSLDLSFENLLQSMPPDTDLIDRALKMGSLLLDAAKHSSRKRASNHNSIVWPLPPDLTFKIFSMLDTQSLCYVSAACSFFSKCAKDPLCYENLDLTTLVPKVNNAVVATMIQRAGKALRSLKLGVVPATACSPGFCQPMVSTIRKAIVEAPNFSWNDKRSRQGRESSVLTRCCLSPLSGDGGAPGALLRKLHLYNIERMDSTSLCGALSACPSLLDLEIVGIHVELRQTLMSVSANCHLIERLFFESSRTGRDDSLKAQTCSELVNNCPNLTSLSLRGFKLHDCKVRILVKGFRKLKYVDFSSSYSITGNFLRNLGNCNGGNLLEVLILRDCMHLKEMEVIRFLTAILAGDFKLLMHLDISNREGLACEADWYHSNMPIKQVLEARPDMRLVAEYPSEGSYAETFDAEMNSDISLQFSSPTSDGSIFMSTSESSYNSDHGSGNEEGQDAVIYGESSDEDNNMNL